In one Musa acuminata AAA Group cultivar baxijiao chromosome BXJ2-5, Cavendish_Baxijiao_AAA, whole genome shotgun sequence genomic region, the following are encoded:
- the LOC135584259 gene encoding probable 26S proteasome non-ATPase regulatory subunit 3 produces the protein MTADVEMEVQAPSSSVPSATVPSTLQHLKEIASLIETGAQGKEVRRIVRAVRLTMMLRRKLRASVLSAFLGHVLPSGSEAFAKLSSFLPKDDEHDMDVDTAASAVQGPAKHCIPELEIFCYLIVLIYLIDQKRYNEAKACSSASIARLRNINRRTVDVIASRLYFYYSFSYELTNSLAEIRGTLLALHRMATLRHDELGQETLLNLLLRNYLHYNLYDQAEKLRSKAPRFEAHSNQQFCRYLFYLGKIRTIQLEYTDAKESLLQAARKAPVVARGFQIQCNKWAVIVRLLLGEIPERTVFMQKGMKKALTPYFELTNAVRIGDLELFKIVADKFSGTFSSDRTHNLIVRLRHNVIRTGLRNISIAYSRISLADVARKLRLDSPNPVADAESIVAKAIRDGAIDATIDHSNGWVVSKETGDVYSTNEPQIAFNSRIAFCLNMHNEAVRALRFPPNSNKEKESEETRRERQQQEQELAKHIAEEDDDDF, from the exons atgACGGCCGATGTAGAGATGGAGGTCCAGGCGCCGTCCAGTTCTGTACCCTCCGCCACTGTTCCTTCCACTCTTCAAC ATTTGAAGGAGATCGCGTCCTTGATCGAGACTGGCGCGCAGGGCAAGGAGGTGCGACGGATCGTGCGGGCTGTGCGCCTGACGATGATGCTTCGCCGAAAGCTCAGGGCCTCTGTGTTGTCCGCGTTCCTCGGCCACGTCCTCCCCTCGGGCTCCGAGGCGTTtgctaagctttcttcatttcttcccaaG GATGATGAGCATGACATGGATGTGGATACAGCAGCATCAGCGGTACAAGGTCCTGCTAAGCATTGTATACCGGAGCTGGAAATTTTTTGCTACTTGATTGTTCTCATATATCTGATTGACCAAAAGAGATACAATGAG GCTAAAGCATGTTCTTCTGCTAGCATTGCTCGTTTAAGGAACATAAACCGAAGAACCGTGGATGTTATAGCATCCCGTTTGTACTTCTATTATTCATTCAGTTATGAACTCACAAATAGTCTTGCCGAGATTCGTGG gactcttcttgcattgcatagGATGGCGACCTTACGACACGATGAGTTGGGTCAG GAAACCCTTCTGAACCTTCTACTTCGCAATTATCTCCATTACAACTTGTATGACCAGGCAGAGAAGCTAAGGTCGAAAGCACCACGTTTTGAGGCACACTCGAATCAACAG TTCTGTCGGTATCTCTTTTACCTTGGAAAAATAAGAACCATTCAGTTGGAATATACTGATGCTAAAGAGAGCCTTCTGCAAGCTGCTCGGAAAGCTCCAGTTGTGGCCCGTGGATTTCAAATCCAGTGCAACAAGTGGGCAGTCATTGTCCGTTTACTTCTTGGCGAGATCCCTGAGAGAACTGTTTTCATgcagaaaggcatgaagaaggcttTGACACCATACTTTGAGCTAACTAAT GCTGTGCGGATTGGAGACTTGGAGCTATTTAAAATTGTTGCAGACAAGTTTTCAGGGACTTTCAGTTCAGACAGGACCCATAATCTGATTGTCAGGCTACGCCACAATGTGATAAGGACTGGACTCCGCAATATTAGCATTGCATACTCTCGGATTTCCCTTGCTGATGTAGCTAGAAAACTGAGATTGGACTCACCAAATCCTGTGGCTGATGCAGAGAGCATAGTAGCCAAAGCCATTAGAGATGGGGCAATAGATGCAACTATAGATCATTCTAACGGATGGGTGGTCTCCAAGGAGACCGGGGATGTCTACTCCACCAATGAACCACAGATTGCATTCAATTCGAGGATTGCCTTCTGCCTCAACATGCATAATGAAGCTGTGAGAGCACTGAGGTTCCCACCAAACTCCAACAAGGAGAAAGAAAGTGAAGAGACTAGGCGGGAGAGGCAACAGCAAGAGCAGGAGCTTGCTAAGCATATTGCagaggaagatgatgatgatttttAG
- the LOC135583776 gene encoding uncharacterized protein LOC135583776, translating to MEIKATASAMVLLLLLAWCCNVHVEAQVPIPAKIDGFVYRGAPVWGHSVVVEAFFDPLCPDSRDSWPPLKKALRHYSDRLSVVVHPFALPYHSNAFIACRALHIANKLNASSTYPLLELFFKFQEKYYNQPTYNLPRASIIKDMARLAVAAIGKNSLSTFLSGFNDTRTDSATRISFKYGCSRGVTGTPFFFVNGMPLSQSGSELAYKEWRSIIDPLLERQI from the exons ATGGAGATTAAGGCTACTGCTTCGGCCATGGTGCTGCTCCTCCTCCTTGCTTGGTGCTGCAACGTTCATGTTGAAGCACAGGTGCCGATCCCAGCTAAGATTGATGGGTTTGTGTACAGAGGAGCTCCTGTTTGGGGGCACTCAGTGGTGGTGGAAGCCTTCTTTGATCCTTTATGCCCTGACAGCAGAGACTCATGGCCGCCACTGAAGAAGGCCCTGCGCCACTACTCCGATCGCCTCTCGGTCGTGGTCCACCCCTTCGCACTGCC TTACCACAGCAATGCTTTTATTGCTTGTCGCGCACTTCACATTGCCAATAAGCTCAACGCATCCTCAACATACCCACTGCTGGAGCTCTTCTTCAAGTTTCAG GAAAAGTACTATAACCAGCCAACTTATAATCTGCCAAGAGCTTCCATAATCAAAGACATGGCTCGGCTAGCGGTTGCAGCTATCGGCAAGAACTCATTGTCGACATTCCTATCTGGTTTTAATGACACAAGAACTGACTCTGCAACAAGGATTTCCTTCAAG TATGGATGTTCAAGGGGAGTGACGGGCACACCTTTCTTCTTTGTCAATGGAATGCCTCTATCTCAGTCTGGCTCAGAACTGGCTTACAAGGAATGGAGAAGCATTATTGATCCACTTCTAGAGAGGCAAATTTAG